In Castanea sativa cultivar Marrone di Chiusa Pesio chromosome 6, ASM4071231v1, a single window of DNA contains:
- the LOC142639290 gene encoding serine/arginine-rich splicing factor RS41-like isoform X1 yields MRPIFCGNVEFDARQSDIERLFRRYGRVERVDMKSGFAFVYMEDERDAEYAIRRLDRTEFGRKGRRLRVEWTKHERGIRRPGGSRSSANVKPSKTLFVINFDPSYTRTRDLERHFDPHGKILNIRIRRNFAFIQYETQEDATRALEATNMSKFMDRVISVEYAVRDDDDERRNGHSPDRRGRDMSPHRRSYDHGRSPSPYRRDRASPDYGHGPNLSSRSELRGSPKYDRGAESPVNGRYDSRSPPPRERSSPPARERSRS; encoded by the exons ATGAGGCCCATCTTTTGTGGTAATGTTGAATTTGATGCCCGGCAGTCTGATATTGAGCGACTTTTCAGAAGATATGGGAGGGTTGAGAGGGTGGATATGAAGTCTg GATTTGCTTTCGTCTATATGGAAGATGAACGAGATGCTGAGTATGCAATTCGAAGACTTGACAGGACAGAATTTGGTCGAAAGGGTCGCCGACTTCGTGTTGAGTGGACCAAG CACGAACGTGGCATTAGAAGGCCTGGTGGTTCAAGATCTTCGGCTAATGTGAAACCATCAAAAACCTTGTTTGTCATTAATTTTGATCCAAGCTATACCAGAACAAGGGATTTGGAGAGGCACTTTGATCCACATGGGAAAATATTGAACATAAGGATCAGAAGGAATTTTGCATTTATTCAGTATGAGACACAGGAGGATGCTACCAGAGCATTGGAAGCAACGAACATGAG TAAGTTCATGGATCGAGTCATTTCAGTGGAATATGCAGTTcgggatgatgatgatgagaggAGAAATGGGCACAGTCCCGATAGAAGAGGCCGCGACATGTCTCCCCATAGAAGAAGCTATGACCATGGGCGATCCCCAAGTCCATATCGAAGAGATAGGGCAAGCCCAGACTATGGCCATGGACCAAATCTAAGCTCCAGATCTGAACTAAGAGGAAGTCCCAAATATGATAGAGGAGCTGAAAGCCCAGTCAATGGGAGATATGACAG CCGATCACCACCACCAAGGGAAAGATCATCACCACCGGCAAGGGAAAGATCTCGATCTTAA
- the LOC142639290 gene encoding serine/arginine-rich splicing factor RS41-like isoform X2, whose amino-acid sequence MAGFAFVYMEDERDAEYAIRRLDRTEFGRKGRRLRVEWTKHERGIRRPGGSRSSANVKPSKTLFVINFDPSYTRTRDLERHFDPHGKILNIRIRRNFAFIQYETQEDATRALEATNMSKFMDRVISVEYAVRDDDDERRNGHSPDRRGRDMSPHRRSYDHGRSPSPYRRDRASPDYGHGPNLSSRSELRGSPKYDRGAESPVNGRYDSRSPPPRERSSPPARERSRS is encoded by the exons ATGGCAG GATTTGCTTTCGTCTATATGGAAGATGAACGAGATGCTGAGTATGCAATTCGAAGACTTGACAGGACAGAATTTGGTCGAAAGGGTCGCCGACTTCGTGTTGAGTGGACCAAG CACGAACGTGGCATTAGAAGGCCTGGTGGTTCAAGATCTTCGGCTAATGTGAAACCATCAAAAACCTTGTTTGTCATTAATTTTGATCCAAGCTATACCAGAACAAGGGATTTGGAGAGGCACTTTGATCCACATGGGAAAATATTGAACATAAGGATCAGAAGGAATTTTGCATTTATTCAGTATGAGACACAGGAGGATGCTACCAGAGCATTGGAAGCAACGAACATGAG TAAGTTCATGGATCGAGTCATTTCAGTGGAATATGCAGTTcgggatgatgatgatgagaggAGAAATGGGCACAGTCCCGATAGAAGAGGCCGCGACATGTCTCCCCATAGAAGAAGCTATGACCATGGGCGATCCCCAAGTCCATATCGAAGAGATAGGGCAAGCCCAGACTATGGCCATGGACCAAATCTAAGCTCCAGATCTGAACTAAGAGGAAGTCCCAAATATGATAGAGGAGCTGAAAGCCCAGTCAATGGGAGATATGACAG CCGATCACCACCACCAAGGGAAAGATCATCACCACCGGCAAGGGAAAGATCTCGATCTTAA